The Celeribacter marinus genome window below encodes:
- a CDS encoding ABC transporter ATP-binding protein, whose product MSTGYDLELINMTKRYGETLAVDRINYQFKAGSYVCLLGPSGCGKSSTLRMIAGHESLSDGSVVLDGFDVSHLPPAKRGTAMMFQNYALFPHLTVRDNVAFSLRMKGMDKIARHAKANALLELVDMTALADRLPAQLSGGQQQRVALARALITEPKVLLLDEPLSALDPFLRVRMRAELKKLQRALGITFIHVTHGQDEALALGDTLVVMNNAVIEQAGPARDVWSAPKTEFVARFMGGHNVITLDGGKVALRADDVKVGAKGLPATVTTVEYQGGHVALNARMQSGDEVLALVPEATFFKSPKNPGDAVKLAWDEGRLHRLLG is encoded by the coding sequence ATGAGCACCGGATATGATCTTGAATTGATCAATATGACCAAGAGATACGGCGAAACCCTCGCGGTTGACCGTATCAATTATCAATTCAAAGCAGGTAGTTACGTGTGCCTTTTGGGTCCGTCCGGTTGTGGCAAGTCGTCGACGCTGCGTATGATTGCAGGACACGAAAGCCTGTCTGACGGCTCCGTGGTTCTGGACGGGTTCGACGTGTCGCACCTGCCGCCTGCCAAACGCGGCACGGCGATGATGTTCCAAAACTACGCGCTGTTTCCACACCTCACTGTGCGCGACAACGTGGCCTTCTCGCTGCGGATGAAAGGCATGGACAAGATCGCGCGCCATGCCAAGGCCAATGCGCTATTGGAACTCGTCGATATGACTGCGCTGGCCGATCGTTTGCCTGCGCAACTGTCGGGGGGACAACAACAACGGGTCGCATTGGCGCGTGCGCTCATCACCGAGCCAAAGGTTTTGTTACTCGACGAGCCGCTCTCCGCGCTTGATCCGTTTTTACGGGTACGGATGCGCGCCGAGTTGAAGAAGCTGCAACGCGCCCTTGGCATTACCTTTATCCACGTCACCCATGGTCAGGACGAGGCACTCGCACTTGGCGATACGTTGGTGGTGATGAACAACGCGGTGATTGAGCAGGCCGGACCTGCGCGCGATGTGTGGAGTGCACCAAAGACCGAATTTGTGGCCCGCTTTATGGGCGGTCACAATGTCATCACGCTGGACGGCGGCAAGGTCGCGCTGCGGGCGGATGACGTGAAAGTGGGGGCCAAAGGACTGCCTGCCACCGTCACAACCGTTGAATATCAAGGTGGCCATGTCGCGCTGAACGCGCGGATGCAATCGGGCGATGAGGTGCTTGCCCTCGTGCCTGAAGCCACATTTTTCAAGTCACCAAAAAACCCCGGCGATGCGGTCAAGCTCGCATGGGACGAGGGGCGGCTGCACCGCCTCCTAGGCTAA
- a CDS encoding GntR family transcriptional regulator, with protein MTEPLTAPPTADQLFEKLELAIHEHQLAPGTKLGEDDIAEIYGVSRTTVRAAFQSLSHQRLIEHKRNRGAFVAQPTVQDAREVFEARALLEPRTAYSAAQRATPDDIIKLQAHIDAEHTALHAGQHGHALYLSGQFHIEIARIADQATIAAFITQLISRSSLIIALYWQRRAAMCESHAHDALIAALANHDGARAEELMKNHLLDLVTSLDLRNKTSAPLSLKDALSRAPR; from the coding sequence ATGACCGAACCACTCACCGCGCCACCCACCGCAGACCAGCTGTTTGAAAAACTCGAACTGGCCATCCACGAGCACCAACTCGCCCCCGGAACCAAACTTGGTGAGGATGACATCGCAGAGATTTACGGGGTCAGCCGCACCACGGTGCGCGCCGCATTCCAATCGCTCTCACATCAGCGGCTGATCGAACACAAACGCAATCGCGGGGCTTTTGTCGCACAACCAACCGTCCAAGACGCCCGCGAGGTGTTTGAGGCCCGCGCCCTGTTGGAGCCGCGCACGGCCTACTCCGCCGCACAGCGTGCAACCCCCGACGATATCATCAAACTACAGGCGCATATCGACGCCGAACATACGGCACTTCATGCAGGTCAGCACGGCCACGCCCTATATCTGTCGGGACAATTTCACATCGAAATCGCGCGGATCGCCGACCAAGCCACGATTGCCGCGTTCATCACTCAATTGATATCGCGCTCGTCGCTCATCATTGCACTGTATTGGCAGCGGCGCGCGGCCATGTGCGAAAGCCATGCGCATGACGCTTTGATCGCCGCCCTTGCCAATCACGATGGCGCGCGGGCCGAGGAGTTGATGAAGAACCACCTGCTCGATCTGGTGACCTCTCTCGATTTGCGCAACAAAACCTCGGCGCCCCTCTCCCTCAAAGACGCACTCTCGCGCGCGCCGCGCTGA